The DNA region ATCAGAGACATGACTACACAATCCTTCCAGCAGTTGAGTAACTTAAATATTGTGAGCAAACCTTCTGTTACAGACGATGGAAATGACATTTATTTTGTTGCGACTGATTTAAAAGTATATAGATTGCATTACAATCCAAGCACATTTACCTATGATCAAAGTTTGTTAATTGACAATCCAATTTACCGAAACGTCAGTGTATCTAAAGACGGACGATTTATTGCACTGCTTGAACTTCCAACTCAGAATAATAATAAGCTAAGGGTTAAAGATTTGCTTACTCAGGATGAGCAGGTGTTTAGTTTGACCAATACTGATTTGCAGGTGGGATTGCAAAGTTCCACGGTCACTCAAATTGGTTCGATGGATTTTGATCCAAGCGGACAGTATATTATGTATGACTGTTTTAGTACCAATGTTATTGTTGGAGGCAATTCATTTCAACAGTGGGATATTGGTGTCCTTCGTTTTTGGGATGCTCTTGGAGATCAATTTGGAGACGGCGCGATTGAAAAATTATTTCGAGCTCCTTTAGCAGACATCAATCAGGATGTGGTATATCAATTTAGAAATCCGGTATTTTCAAAAAATTCACCGTATGTACTGGCTTTTGATTTCTATTTTGCAAGTTTTGCTAATCAAACGTATGCCGGAAGTTTTGGAATTGTAGGCACTAATATTGAAAAAGGAGAATTAAAATATATTCAACAACAACGAGTCGGATTGGCTTATCCAAATTATTCTATGGAAGATGACAGTTTGAGTTTTGATGATGGGTTTCAAACCCCTACGCGACCTACTCGAATTCATACAGTCGGCCTGGCTGCTTCAAAAATAGATTCGAATGGAACATCAAATCGTTTTCTCAATGGCTATCGTTGGGCGAGTCGATTTGGTAATGGGAAAAGAAAATTAATAAATTATTTTCCACTTGCTGTTGCCGATCATTTTGTAACAGACGAAGATCAGCAACTTACTGCAACGGTTGTAACCAATGATCGCCCCAGCATTGATGGCTCGAATAATTGGAAATTGAAAGGAGCCAATGGAGGTGCTTTAAAAGGAACTGTTACCATGATGTCAGACGGTCAATTTGTTTATAAACCCGATCCCAATTATTTTGGATCTGACCAGTTCAATTATGTAATGTGTGATGTTGATTCTGATTGTTCGGAAGCAACTGTTTTGATTGACATAAATTCAGTAAACGACATTCCGGTCGCTGTTTTTGATAATTTTATAACAAATGAAGATCAGAATTTAAATGGAGATGTAGCAACCAACGATCAACCATGCATAGATGGCGGAAATCAATGGAAATTAAAAGGAACCAATGGCGGCGCATTGAGAGGAGTTGTCAGTATGGATGTTGATGGTAAATTTAATTACAAGCCTGACGCAGATTTTCACGGTCAGGATGAATTTACTTATACATTGTGTGATGTAGATTCGGATTGTTCTGAGGCCATTGTTAAAATAGAAATTAATTCTACTAACGATATTCCAACTGCAATTACTGATAATTTTATGTTGGATGAAGATCAGGAATTGAATGCTGATGTTGCTTTAAATGATCAACCAAGTCCGGATGGAGGAAATCAATGGAAATTAAAAGGTTCCAACGGGGGTGCTTTAAAAGCAATTGTAACCATGAGTATAGATGGTAAGTTTAATTTCAAACCTATTTCAAATTATTATGGAATGGATGAATTCACTTATGAATTGTGTGATGCAAATTCTGATTGTGCTCAAACTACAGTAAAAGTAATTATTAATTCAGTTAATGATATTCCTTTAGCTAAGGAAGATAATTTTACAACAGATGAAGATCAATTAGTTTCAGGAACTGTTGCTACCAATGATGAATTAAGCCCCGATGGTTCAAATAACTGGAAATTAAAGGGTGCGAATGGCGGTGCTTTAAAGGGAGTTGTAAGCATGAATTCCGATGGCCAGTTTAGTTACAAACCTGATGCAAATTATTTTGGAACAGACCAATTTGTATATGAATTGTGTGATGGAGAACCCGATTGCGCAGAGGCTTTGGTAAATATTACCATTAATTCAATTAACGATTTACCGATTGCAATTAATGACCAATATAGTACCAAACAGAATCAAATGGTAGTTGGAGATGTTTCTCTCAATGATGTGGCGAGTGGTGACGGTGGCAATTTGTGGTTGTTGGTTGGTGCTAATGGAGGTGCTGCCAATGGAACCGTTAGTTTAGATCCTTTGGGTACGTTTAGTTACCAACCTAAATTGGATTTTGTTGGATCGGATGTGTTTCAATACAGAATGTGTGATACAGATCCGGATTGTGTAACGGCAACTGTAAATATTACCGTTGAACCAACAGTAGGAACCTATGAGAAGGTAGATCCTTTGGTGATAAGCATAAGTCCAAATCCTTTTCAAAATAGACTCTTGATTAAAATAGATTCAAAATCGAGTGGTACTGGTTTGTTAGCCTTTTTTAATATTCTTGGAAAATGTATAGAAGAACAACATGTAGCGATTAATTCAGGGCAGCAGTTGATAAATTTAAATACAAGTGAGTTAAAAGATGGTATTTATATGTTAAGAATACAAATCGAAAATCATAGTCAGCTTTTTAAGTTAATTAAGAGATAGAATTTTTATGAATTTGGTCAAGCAATTAACTTATATAATTGTATTGATTCCTTTTTTGGTAACTGGTCAAAGCAATGATTCCATTGCTATCAAAGAAATAGACAGTTTACTCGAATTGTCATTGGATTTTGCAGAAAATCAAGAGTTTGAAAAGGCTTTTGAAATGAATTCTTATGCGGAGAAAATTGCAATAACAAAAAATGGATTAGAATCCGTTTCGCGTGCTAATTGTTATTTGAACAAAGGAAAGATACATTTTTTAAAAATTGAATTCACCGAAGCTGAAAAATATTTTTATGAATCTAGTCTAATTTATAAAAAGTTGCTGGGCAAAGAGCATTTAGCTTATGCTAAAAGTCTAGTAAACCTTGGAATTCTGTATTCAGATTTAGATAAATATGAACAAGCAGAATCGCTTTTTCTTGAGGTAAAAGAAATTTATCAAAAAACCATTGGAACTGAACACATAAAATATGCAGGCAATCTCAACAATTTGGGCTTATTGTATGAAAAATTCGGTAGGTACGACTTAGCAGAGCCAAACTTTGTAAGAGCTAAAGCTATTGTTGAAAAAGTTTTAGGTAAAAATCATTCGTTTTATGCTGCAAGTTTAATAAGTCTCGCAAGTTTATACGGTAAGATGGGGAAATATGAACAAGCAGAACCTCTTTATTTAGAGGCAAAAAGAATTGATGAAGAAACTTTAGGAAAGGAGAATCCAAATTACGCAATTACGCTTATTAATCTTGGTATTTTATATAAAAATATGGGTAATTTTGAAAAAGCTGAACAGTTTTTTTTAGATGCCATTTATATTGATGAGAAAACCATAGGAAAGAACCATCCAGATTACGCCACTAACTTGATAGTTCTTGCGAATTTATATTATAGTATTGGTAAATATGAAAAAGCTGAAAGTATTTATATCGCTTCTCTGCAGATTGTGCAAAATGCCTATGGTAAGGATCATGCTCTATATGCTACTATACTTCACAATCTGGCCGGAGTGTATGCCGAATTGAAAAATTTTGAAAAATCAGAACCCCTTTATATAGAATCAAAATCTATACGGGAAAAAGTATTGGGCAAACAACATCCAGATTACGCGATGAGTCTACATAATTTGGCTTTTTTGTATTTTGATATGTTGGAATATGATAAAGCGGAGCCACTTTACCTTGAATCTAAAGCGATTCTAGAGGAAGTTGTTGGAAATAATCATCCCGATTATGCTTGGAATTTATTTAACCTGGCTAATTTATATTTTGAGCAAAAAAAATACGATAAAGCAGAGGCACTTTATGAAGAAGCATTTAATAGAAAACGTAAGTTAATTTTATTGGGATATCACCATCTGTCGGAGCTAGAAATGCAAAAGTATTTGTTAAATTTCAAAGAAGAATTAGATATAATTTCTTCCTACGCGCAGCGATTGACCCATTCTTCACGCCTAGCTGAAATTTGTTATGATAATGCGCTTTTTTTTAAGGGGTTCTTGCTCAATGCTGCTTTAACTATAAAGTATAAAATTGAGTCAGATACGATAGCTAAAAAGGTTTATGACGTAAAAATAGCATTGAGTCAACAGCTGGCACAAGAATATTCTAAACCAATTTCAGATCAAAAAGCAATAATTGAAATAGAAGAAAAATTAAATAAAATTGAAAAGGAACTTGCATACACTATAAAGAATTATTATGACATAATCAAACAGGTTAATTTAGAAGAGATTAAGCAAAAACTAAATATCGGTGAAGCAGCAATCGAATTTATTCGTTATCGATATTGCAACAAAATAAAGACAGATAGCTTTATGTATGCCGCGTTACTTGTCGGACCCGGGGCGTTTCAACCCAAAATTATTCCTTTGTTTGAAGAGAAAGAATTTGATTCAATTTTAAATGTTAGTTTGGAAAGAAGAGCAGATTATGTTGCAAGTTTATATGGACCAAATGATCGTGGAGCCATTCAAGTAAAAACGCAAAAAAAATCATTATATCAATTGATATGGAAGCCAATTGAAGCAGATTTAAAAGATGTAAAAACTATTTATTATTCACCTGCTGGTTTGTTAAATCGCATTAATTTAAGTGCAATTCCGGTGGAAAGTTCAAGTAAAATTGGTACTGTAACATTAGCAGACAAGTATCAATTAATTGAGTTGATAAGCACCCGACAATTGGCTGTTGCCAATCAATTGAAAATAGTCAATAATGATATAACCATTTTTGGAGGGATAGAATTTGAACCGGATACTAATTTATTTATTTCACAGTCTAATTTAGCTTCTAGATCAACTCAAGAATTATCATTTTCAATGATTGATTCAACATTAAAAGGGGGTATGTGGGATTATTTACCATGGTCAGAATGGGAAGCAAATTCAATTCATAAATTCTTAATGGATTTTGGATTTAATACAAGGCTATTCAGTGGATTTGAAGGGACTGAAGATTCTTTTAAGAAGATAGGAAGAGCAGGCAATCCTTCACCAAGAGTAATACACATTGCAACGCATGGATACTTCTTTCAAGACCTCAAAGCTAATGGTCAGCATTCAGGAGTCAGCAGTCAGTCAGAAATTGTCTTTAAAATGAGTGATCATCCCATGTTGCGATCCGGACTGATCATGGCCGGTGGCAATGCAGCCTGGAAAGGAAAGCAAACATTGGAAGGAAGAGAAGATGGAATTCTCACAGCGTATGAAATATCACAGATGAATTTGTCGAATACAGAGTTAGTCGTATTGTCAGCATGCGAAACAGGACTTGGAGACATACAGGGAAACGAAGGTGTTTACGGATTGCAACGCGCATTCAAAATCGCGGGAGCAAAATATCTGATCATGAGTTTGTGGCAAGTACCAGATAAACAAACATCACTGTTAATGACATCTTTTTATAAAAAGTGGTTGGAGAATAAGATGCCAATTCCGGATGCGTTTCATGCTGCACAAAAAGAAATGCGCGACATTGGATTGGATCCATATCAATGGGCTGGGTTCGTTTTGGTGGAATAATCTTTTACATTATCATAT from Saprospiraceae bacterium includes:
- a CDS encoding CHAT domain-containing protein, coding for MNLVKQLTYIIVLIPFLVTGQSNDSIAIKEIDSLLELSLDFAENQEFEKAFEMNSYAEKIAITKNGLESVSRANCYLNKGKIHFLKIEFTEAEKYFYESSLIYKKLLGKEHLAYAKSLVNLGILYSDLDKYEQAESLFLEVKEIYQKTIGTEHIKYAGNLNNLGLLYEKFGRYDLAEPNFVRAKAIVEKVLGKNHSFYAASLISLASLYGKMGKYEQAEPLYLEAKRIDEETLGKENPNYAITLINLGILYKNMGNFEKAEQFFLDAIYIDEKTIGKNHPDYATNLIVLANLYYSIGKYEKAESIYIASLQIVQNAYGKDHALYATILHNLAGVYAELKNFEKSEPLYIESKSIREKVLGKQHPDYAMSLHNLAFLYFDMLEYDKAEPLYLESKAILEEVVGNNHPDYAWNLFNLANLYFEQKKYDKAEALYEEAFNRKRKLILLGYHHLSELEMQKYLLNFKEELDIISSYAQRLTHSSRLAEICYDNALFFKGFLLNAALTIKYKIESDTIAKKVYDVKIALSQQLAQEYSKPISDQKAIIEIEEKLNKIEKELAYTIKNYYDIIKQVNLEEIKQKLNIGEAAIEFIRYRYCNKIKTDSFMYAALLVGPGAFQPKIIPLFEEKEFDSILNVSLERRADYVASLYGPNDRGAIQVKTQKKSLYQLIWKPIEADLKDVKTIYYSPAGLLNRINLSAIPVESSSKIGTVTLADKYQLIELISTRQLAVANQLKIVNNDITIFGGIEFEPDTNLFISQSNLASRSTQELSFSMIDSTLKGGMWDYLPWSEWEANSIHKFLMDFGFNTRLFSGFEGTEDSFKKIGRAGNPSPRVIHIATHGYFFQDLKANGQHSGVSSQSEIVFKMSDHPMLRSGLIMAGGNAAWKGKQTLEGREDGILTAYEISQMNLSNTELVVLSACETGLGDIQGNEGVYGLQRAFKIAGAKYLIMSLWQVPDKQTSLLMTSFYKKWLENKMPIPDAFHAAQKEMRDIGLDPYQWAGFVLVE
- a CDS encoding tandem-95 repeat protein produces the protein MKSAILFLILSIFSLRCFCQIKDLELNSKEQEPRTKNEFDKAKLARISFQKLDLNYKTLESDATGFPKRFSCKLISTIDAKQRTNFWEQNLVDLLGLRYETGVSYQKISEDIDKGGIWHAKFDQFYNGILVLGGQYFIHEYTDRQILGHGNVLMPESRINARIDSSQIQNFVENYFKNKNHLNELIHASNFQLAYWFNTSEQKWFLIYKTTVRCNSYENWMVYLDASTGQILKSTKTQCSFHIEDAHGVCDRKVCSDEIKNGSNSPNSEIAGGETTLAKDLNGVDRTINVWREGADVYLIDASKPMFKAGQFQLANPIGAIWTLDAKNSFNPIPGKDQISSKTNNFTTVSVSAHYNAGQVYDYFYNTHGRNSIDGKGTTISSYVNFGTNYVGAFWANGAIHYGNGNVSKGYLPFAKGIDISAHEISHGIIDATSGLEYDAETGAINESFADIFGVLVDRTNWTLGEDIIVPGHPIRPTGVERNMADPNQGLPKDSFRIGWQPKHVNQQYHGLEDGGGVHWNSGIPNHAFYLFVQGLIATAGSEETAKQWAEQIYYHALNFYLTRQADFKDLRAAIEQSSKDLYANNTNVLNAAMTAFDQVGITSSNNPGGGLFDFSENDLPVNPGTEFVVCTRFNVNANRNEGVFIRDMTTQSFQQLSNLNIVSKPSVTDDGNDIYFVATDLKVYRLHYNPSTFTYDQSLLIDNPIYRNVSVSKDGRFIALLELPTQNNNKLRVKDLLTQDEQVFSLTNTDLQVGLQSSTVTQIGSMDFDPSGQYIMYDCFSTNVIVGGNSFQQWDIGVLRFWDALGDQFGDGAIEKLFRAPLADINQDVVYQFRNPVFSKNSPYVLAFDFYFASFANQTYAGSFGIVGTNIEKGELKYIQQQRVGLAYPNYSMEDDSLSFDDGFQTPTRPTRIHTVGLAASKIDSNGTSNRFLNGYRWASRFGNGKRKLINYFPLAVADHFVTDEDQQLTATVVTNDRPSIDGSNNWKLKGANGGALKGTVTMMSDGQFVYKPDPNYFGSDQFNYVMCDVDSDCSEATVLIDINSVNDIPVAVFDNFITNEDQNLNGDVATNDQPCIDGGNQWKLKGTNGGALRGVVSMDVDGKFNYKPDADFHGQDEFTYTLCDVDSDCSEAIVKIEINSTNDIPTAITDNFMLDEDQELNADVALNDQPSPDGGNQWKLKGSNGGALKAIVTMSIDGKFNFKPISNYYGMDEFTYELCDANSDCAQTTVKVIINSVNDIPLAKEDNFTTDEDQLVSGTVATNDELSPDGSNNWKLKGANGGALKGVVSMNSDGQFSYKPDANYFGTDQFVYELCDGEPDCAEALVNITINSINDLPIAINDQYSTKQNQMVVGDVSLNDVASGDGGNLWLLVGANGGAANGTVSLDPLGTFSYQPKLDFVGSDVFQYRMCDTDPDCVTATVNITVEPTVGTYEKVDPLVISISPNPFQNRLLIKIDSKSSGTGLLAFFNILGKCIEEQHVAINSGQQLINLNTSELKDGIYMLRIQIENHSQLFKLIKR